In Treponema primitia ZAS-2, a genomic segment contains:
- a CDS encoding ATP-grasp domain-containing protein, giving the protein MYNKIIRKAIENLIALRDRYLNEGIVIREYIKLKNLIVHSKSGMPLSEEYRLFFLNHTCIGVYDYWEEGDYDCAKPELKQFEEIANTVQSNFFTMDIARKEDGSLIIIELGDGQVSGLPQRADKIEFYSEIKKVMADVC; this is encoded by the coding sequence GTGTACAACAAAATAATACGAAAGGCGATTGAAAATCTTATTGCTCTTAGGGACAGATACTTGAATGAAGGTATAGTTATCCGGGAATATATCAAGTTGAAAAATCTAATCGTACATTCAAAAAGTGGGATGCCTTTAAGCGAAGAATACCGTCTTTTCTTTCTAAATCATACATGTATCGGCGTTTATGATTATTGGGAGGAAGGCGACTATGACTGCGCGAAACCTGAATTGAAGCAATTTGAAGAAATAGCCAATACTGTTCAGAGTAATTTCTTTACTATGGATATTGCTCGGAAAGAAGATGGCAGTTTGATAATTATTGAATTGGGGGATGGGCAGGTATCGGGATTGCCGCAAAGGGCTGATAAAATAGAGTTTTATAGCGAGATAAAAAAGGTAATGGCGGATGTTTGTTAA